The genomic window TCCCCTTCTATTCCCCATTGTCTCACGGGGATGGTCTATAAACGCCGGTTTCCTTTCCCCTTTGACAGAAGCCGGATGGACTCATTTTCCCCGACAGGGCGACCCTTTACGTGACTGCCATTGAAGACAGGCAGTACAAGGACTACAAAATCCACTGTGAGTAGCCTCTGAGCCCGCTTGTGCGCTTCGCTGAGGTCCAGCCGGTCACCGTCGTGTGCTCCTCGGCCAGGGTGGGAGAACGTCTACGGCTTCGACATGTCCTGCATCAAGGAGGTGGCCATAAAGGAGCCCCTGGTCGACGTGGTGGATCCCAAGCAGCTGGTCAGCAGCGCCTGCCTGATCAAGGTCAGTGGATGCAGGTTGTTGGGTTCAGTCCCCAAAGAGGCGAATCCTCTATCCTGGATTATTTGATGCCTTTAAACTTGTTTTAGCTCGTTAAGATAAGGGGACCTATTATagaaactcactttcccacGTCTCTACACCGTTATGGTGACTGTGGTTCCTTAGCAACTGAGTCGAGGTCACTGTCAGGAATGCGTGAAGCGTTTAAGTACGGAGAACTAGACCAGTGGAACCATGTTGATCGATTAATGGGTTGAATGAGTAATATTTATGAGTAATATTTGTTTGTTGTATAAATGGTGCTGCGACGTTTCTTCAAATTTTCTGACTGAAGTTATTCTCCCAAAGCCAGAGTGAAGGCCCCGCCCtggaacatgaatgaatgaaatgcttttaacaCTGCCTAATTCTAAATCGTTCAGTGGCAGCGGTTTGTGCTTATTTTGCACTATTTTTCAAGACCCTCAGAATATTCTGCAGATACCGAACCTACCAGAACAATCTGTTTAAAACGGAGCCCAAAGGTTATTGGCGTAGTGCGGGTTCCACGTTCCCAGACCCCCTGCCCCGTGGAGgcacagttaaaaataaatataaatggggcGTAAAATATATCCATAAACAAATACTCGAGCGACTCTAATCCTAATCCAACCACAGGGCCCGCACGCCCGAGCAGATTACGTAGCCCTGAAGTGGTCTGCTCCGATAGACTCGTGTGAAGTTGGCTGCCGATCAATGATCAAGGCTTCGGGCGGTTCGGAGAGGCGGCCGTCGTGAGGGTGAAGCGGTCCGGCTGGAACCCGCGGCTGTGTCTTCATGCCCTTTGACCTGCCGGAGCCTCTGAATTGATCCGTTTCTGGTCTGCTCTCGTCTCGTTGCTCCTTCAGGAGGTGGATATTTACACGGTGAAGTTGGAGGACCTCTCCTTCACCTCGCCGTTCTGCCTGCAGGTGAAGAGGAACGACTACATCCACGCCTTGGTCACTTACTTCAACATCGAGTTCACTCGCTGCCACAAGAGGACCGGCTTCTCAACCAGTCAGTTTCCTTTCAAACGAgcaccgagtgtgtgtgtgtgtggggggggggggggcatcctgtcTGTGTATCTCCGCTACGTCCCCTCTCGTTGCCTTTCTTGCGCTCCTGATGGAAACGGGAACGAGCATAAAGCTTCCTTCCTTCCGGGGCGCCGAGCTTAACGTCTCCTGAATCGAATGTGGCAAAGGAAACTGTAATTTCAGTCCAGGTTCTCGttagaactggggggggggtgatttagaACGCTGATTCTTGATAGATCTCACTGTCCTGAGCTTAAATGGTCTCGGGCTGAGTGGTTCTGCCAGACGACTGCACCCTGACCCCGGTTGTCCTGTCACCAGGTCCAGAGTCCCCCTACACCCACTGGAAGCAAACCGTCTTCTACCTGGACGACTATCTGACCGTCAAGACTGGGGAGGAGATCTTCGGCACCATCAGCATGAAGCCGAACGTCAAGAACAACGTGAGCAGGCCCCGCCGGCCGACGGCGCCGTCCCTTGGTTCGAGCGGCGGTGATTCTGACTGTGTGTTCTTCTGGGTTGCAGAGAGACCTGGACTTCACCGTAGACATTGACTTTAAAGGTCAGCTGTGTGAGGTGTCGAAGACGTCCGAGTACAGGATGCGCTAAGATCCGCCCTGCCTCGGTCTGGCTGTAGAAGAGGACCGGATTTGTCTGAGTCTGTACAATAGTTCCCCCGGCAACCAGATTTTAAGAGTCCTGTTGTTCCCCTTCTTTTTCTGATGTTGACAGTATTTAAAACATCCCGCCTGTCTTTTGGTTTCGGGTTATGTCTTTTTGCATGTGTGAGACGGCCCCGTGTGTCCGTGGTACTACTGTTCAGTCGGTTGCTCTCATCCCGCCGGCCTGCTTGTAGTTCTGTTGCGACGCTACGTAACCAGGAGCCGTGTGAAAACGCAACCCGAGCAGTTGTGTGTGTAAACGGGTTCTGTGTCGCTGTAGCGTGCAGAAGTACGAGCCGGGACGGCCGGCCTGCCGGAGGTGTCTTTCAAAGCGGCGACGAGTCTCGGCTGTTCAATAAATGTAACGCTCCTAGAAGCGGCTGGCTTGGACGCCGAGCTGAGCCGTGTCTGTGGGCGTGTGTTCCAGTCCCGTGTATTACAGACGTGTTAACGTTCTACTAAACGTACTGGTGTAACCACACGGATGATTCGTGTTGGCCGTGCCACCAACATCTCTAGTAATGGTTCCGTTGTGGGACACTAGTAGACGCCATTGTTCACCGAGTTGACCTTGTATTACTTTGAAAGTGTGGTCACTAAACATTGATGTAAACGCCATGGATTTGGGAGCGCCGGGCCGCACCAACGCAGGCGCCGCCCGTCGAGACGGTGACGCCTGCACAGGAAGCGGCGCTCCGTGGGCGTTGCAGCCTTGATGCGCCGACCTTGGTTTCATTTAGACTCCGTTACTGTTGGAGCAGAGACCAAATGTTCTGTTGGCTTTGATGCGCTGAGGTTGGCTTTGATGCGCTGGGGTTGTTGGCGTCTGAGCGGTAGTACTTCCATTTGAACTGACTGACCACACATTGAATTTTTGTATTTGGTTTCCTAttagctgctttatttttaataaaacaaataaaactttgCTTTTGGTGCGTTTCTGAGTTTCTAATGTCTCCGAGAAGGCCTTGGGCGACACCTGAAAGTCTGAACAGGATTCGGACCCGGTACCTACTTGCAGTGGGGCAACGGCGCTGACCGCTACGCCAGCTTGCCACAAGCAATCCGTTGAAGTATGAGCCGGCGAGAGGAGGCCTCCGCCGTGCAGCTCACTAACTCACCTTTctgtaaaacacgcccacatgacttgGTCGGCCAATCATGGCGCTACGCGTACATGAGCACGTGTTTGCTTCCTCGGACAAAAAAAAGTCGTGAAAAATGACCGTTCTCATGACTGGCGTGTGTAGCCGTGACGACCGGTggttctcctgcagctggatcgagctgcaggagaacacgACCGGTAGAATCCAgttaaaaagtgaaatgaatccGTCATCTATGCAGAAGTAACGAACTAAAGCGTTTAGCTAGCGTCGGGAGAAAGTTCTCGGTACAGTTCTGTGTTTTATTAGCGTCGGTTAATTCACCGTCTGATTTAATGTGGTTAACCGAATATTTACGTCTGTTACACACTAACTCACCGATCCATCGGTGTTTATATAGATAAAGGCTGCGGCTAGCTCGAGGCTAGCGTTAGCCTCCCACATCACTAAACATTTGTTAACTTTTAGTTTGACTCGCTTGTCACCCACGAATAACAACTGATTAAAACGTAGCGTTTAATCAATCTATTTAGAACCCGATTGATTGTTCGACCATAGAATAAACTATAGAGATATATTTAATAAGTCCTACCAACATTTTCTTCGGTAAACTACTGCTAGATCCCGtaaggggtcaccacagcaaatcaatgttctccacctcaccctgtcctttgcatcgtcctccccaacaccagccactctcatgtcctccctcactacgtccatgtctcttctcctgggtcgtcctctagtcctgttccctggcagttccatcctcagcatccttctaccgatatagtccctgtctctcctctggacatgtccaaaccatcaaagtctggtctctctgacctcgtctccaaaacgtctaaccttcactgtccctcttattgtctcatttctaatcctgtccaacctggtcactcccaaggagaacctcagcaccttcatctcctccccttctagctccgcctcccatGATggactgtctctaagccgtccatcatgtctgtcctcaccactgtctccaagccgtccatcatggctgtcctcaccactgtctctaagccgtccatcatgtctgtcctcaccactgtctctaagccgtccatcatgtctgtcctcaccactgtctctaagccgtccatcatggctgtcctcaccactgtctctaagccgtccatcatggctgtcctcaccactgtctctaagccgtccatcatgtctgtcctcaccgctgtctctaagccgtccatcatggctgtcctcaccactgtctccaagccgtccatcatggctgtcctcaccactgtctctaaaccgtccatcatggctgtcctcaccactgtctctaagccgtccatcatggctgtcctcaccactgtctctaagccgtccatcatggctgtcctcaccactgtctctaagccgtccatcatggctgtcctcaccactgtctctgagccgtccatcatggctgtcctcaccactgtctctaagccgtccatcatggctgtcctcaccactgtctctaagccgtccgtcatggctgtcctcaccactgtctctaagccgtccgtcatggctgtcctcaccactgtcttgtagacctttcccttcgtcctcgctgactctcctatcacagagctcattcccctttaattggatctacaccgtctccatggtgatctggattatcaaaaggttctaaattggaCCCCTTCATGCAGGTTTTACAagatgagattttttttaaaagtctccattataagtaagtGGGAaaatcttgttttgttttgtccgGACAGGTTCGGAACGTTCGTAAGTAAATATAAGTTGGGCAAATggtaaatctctctctctaatattaaatgcaccaCGGTCGGTCGAGACGTGCATcacactttgatgttttgtgCTGCGTGGACCTTTTTCACAGCGTTTGCAGAGATGTGTTCTACCTTTTTGATTTTGTGACTTTGAAGGTTTTCCAGAGAGTAAAAAAAGACCTCTTGCGCCCCCTGTTGGCCATCTAAAGAGTGTCGCTTCCTGCCCAGGAACAAACAAGTGCCTCCATCTTGAGTGTTAATCCTTTGATAAAGTGATCTgccaatgctttttttttttaaagaaacagtccactccggctccggctccggttCCGGCTCCGGTTCCGGTTCCTCGCTGGCGCTGCCATTACGTCCGGCTGCTCTGAGGAAATTTGAGTAAGTTGCAGGATGATAAAAGATAAACTGCAGTATCGATCTTTCTAATTTGAAATTTTTGCAGTATCGATCCGATACCAATACTCATCTCGGTATTGATATTTGGATCgataaagaacccccccccccccccccccctcctgaatTGCCTCGTCTCAGCCTCATATTAATTAGCTGCAGGAGCATACTGATAACCCACAGAAGAATGGTGACACTCGGgcgctttcacactgcaccaagaggactcggttcctttaggagcaaattcttgcattcataattagttgaaaggtctgctttcacactgatttCATCCAATCATCAAGCCCCAGAGACactgatgggcgggacaaagcccagcattgatccaatgaccgtccagttTCTACGCTcacgctggactgtgttaaagcgccgtggagctgcggggagaagtcgtgtcagttaccggtgatcagtagctggttctgaacaaaagatgaaagtattataacgcatatttagttaatgaaatgtacacacagcggtacatatttcggtaactgagcttcccctgcagagcagcttggagtactcgctgtacttcctcttccggagacgcaccgcgtagcgtcactacggaCAGCTGATCCTGCGTTtgctccggtgagctttcacactgctgacggaacggagcagggttctcttgcaagcgaaccgagaccctcGTTTTCAGACAGACTTTTTTAAtgctctccagagtccggatgagctttcacaccagcccaaacggagcggattatctgaagaaaggaactctggtccatttaaaggggagcaaacagcggcagtgtgaaagcaccctaaaaCACTGGAGAACGTGTTTTCACTGAAGCATTGACGGCGCCGTTTGAGTTTATTAGCTTAGCTGCATTAAACTATcctgttaaaaactctacagctacctctcctcGACACTTCCTCCACAGGCGTCTCGTCcgggccaactgccttcccgttcttcatcctcttcattgctcttctcttgctgctggctgctgatgcacccgtcttcctcctcttcttcatctttgtcttcgacccacagtaatccaactTCCAGCGTTAGCGGTGTTgctaacccacgggacgctgctggcggtcgttgttaacccgggcctcgaccgatcccaTATTTTTTGAGGCACCATTTTATGCCGAATTCCATTCCGGAGAGACCggcaatgctacattagcttctgctaaccgcactaccagcactaccatgaggctgcatccctttaaacacaaacataaatatgaGGAAGACAAATGTAATTTACTCACAAAATAAAGACCTTGGTTGCTGCATTCATTCAGCTATTAGTTTCTGTTTAGTCAACTAAATAATGTATCATTTATTTACCCTGGAGCGCGTTCTTGTTTTCTGTTAACTTGATGATAAATTAGGATTAATCAATAGAACCCTGCTCAAGCACCTTAAAGATACCCAAATACACTTCATACATTCATTGTTCAGAATAGCTATAATATCAGATTCTGTTAAATGAATTACCCAGTgccataacacacacacacacacacacacacacacacacacacacctacacacacacacacacctacacacacacacacacacacacacacacacacacacacacacacctacacacacacacctacacacacacacacacacacacctacacacacacacacacacacgcacacacacctacacacacacacctacacacacacacacacacacacacctacacacacacacacgcacacacacctacacacacacacacacacacacacacgcacacacctacacacacacctacacacacacctacatgcacacacacacctacacacacacacccacctacacacacacacacacacacctacacacacacacacacacctacacacacacacacacctacacacacacacctacacacacacacacacccctacacacacacacccacctacacacacacacacacacacacacacacacacacctacacacacacacacacacacacctacacacacacacacacacacctacacacacacacacacccacacacacctacacacacacacacacacacacacacctacacacacacacacacacacgcacacacacacaggctctgGTCTCTTCCTCAGCAACCACAGTTACTAAGAGACGGATGGCAGCGTTTCCATGGCATCAGCTCGAGTGGCTGAGTCATCTTCACGGCAGTGCACGCTCACATATGAGTGCACGtatgtgtttgtttcatcatCGCTGGTGTCGATTCATTCTCTTCCCCTGGTTTTAAATAGTGAGTGTCTTTAACCCTCCTTTGATGTGAAG from Brachionichthys hirsutus isolate HB-005 chromosome 16, CSIRO-AGI_Bhir_v1, whole genome shotgun sequence includes these protein-coding regions:
- the prmt1 gene encoding protein arginine N-methyltransferase 1 isoform X1 — its product is MAALSERMEVSQAESSAKPAAEDMTSKDYYFDSYAHFGIHEEMLKDEVRTLTYRNSMFHNKHLFKDKVVLDVGSGTGILCMFAAKAGAKKVIGIECSSISDYAVKIVKANKLDEVVTIIKGKVEEVELPVEGVDIIISEWMGYCLFYESMLNTVIYARDKWLKPDGLIFPDRATLYVTAIEDRQYKDYKIHWWENVYGFDMSCIKEVAIKEPLVDVVDPKQLVSSACLIKEVDIYTVKLEDLSFTSPFCLQVKRNDYIHALVTYFNIEFTRCHKRTGFSTSPESPYTHWKQTVFYLDDYLTVKTGEEIFGTISMKPNVKNNRDLDFTVDIDFKGQLCEVSKTSEYRMR
- the prmt1 gene encoding protein arginine N-methyltransferase 1 isoform X2; its protein translation is MAALSERMEAESSAKPAAEDMTSKDYYFDSYAHFGIHEEMLKDEVRTLTYRNSMFHNKHLFKDKVVLDVGSGTGILCMFAAKAGAKKVIGIECSSISDYAVKIVKANKLDEVVTIIKGKVEEVELPVEGVDIIISEWMGYCLFYESMLNTVIYARDKWLKPDGLIFPDRATLYVTAIEDRQYKDYKIHWWENVYGFDMSCIKEVAIKEPLVDVVDPKQLVSSACLIKEVDIYTVKLEDLSFTSPFCLQVKRNDYIHALVTYFNIEFTRCHKRTGFSTSPESPYTHWKQTVFYLDDYLTVKTGEEIFGTISMKPNVKNNRDLDFTVDIDFKGQLCEVSKTSEYRMR